One region of Phragmites australis chromosome 18, lpPhrAust1.1, whole genome shotgun sequence genomic DNA includes:
- the LOC133899045 gene encoding uncharacterized protein LOC133899045, which translates to MSVEILDGSTVRSFVEDERAFNSSVDGRFAALDADRDGLLSYAEMAGELMSLRVLEKHFGVDEAAVGADELAGLYRGLFALFDRDGSGKVDQQEFRAEMREVMLAVANGLGFLPVQMVVEEGSFLKVAVDRELGELAKAA; encoded by the coding sequence ATGAGCGTGGAGATCCTGGACGGGAGCACGGTCCGGAGCTTCGTGGAGGACGAACGCGCCTTCAACTCGTCGGTGGACGGCCGGTTCGCGGCGCTGGACGCCGACCGCGACGGCCTGCTCTCGTACGCGGAGATGGCCGGGGAGCTGATGAGCCTGCGGGTGCTCGAGAAGCACTTCGGCGTGGACGAGGCCGCCGTGGGCGCCGACGAGCTCGCGGGGCTGTACCGCGGCCTGTTCGCGCTGTTCGACAGGGACGGCAGTGGCAAGGTGGACCAGCAAGAGTTCCGGGCGGAGATGAGGGAGGTGATGCTCGCGGTGGCCAACGGGCTCGGCTTCCTGCCCGTGCAGATGGTCGTCGAGGAAGGCAGCTTCCTTAAGGTGGCCGTCGACAGGGAGCTCGGCGAGCTCGCGAAAGCTGCCTAA
- the LOC133898629 gene encoding uncharacterized protein LOC133898629, with translation MEDFPAWHFDPKGIFSVKSAYKLHVKISEREYMRDAESSYNSIGNLQNSGDRFWLNIWSLPCPSKIKMFIWRVTHNSLPVNMNLKRKRVNIEDTRCFLCHRLDEDGAHLFIKCKRVRQCWRLLNLETVRRDLEACSSASDVIHKIWCLPVKQYMLIVVMWWMWWENRNKIREGDPACSTENIVFRVQSYTKEYLNLFKPEKSVILKPVPKWKPPQQDQLKANVDGAYTVGNDFGGWGVIIREASGQIIAARAGKVQNVGDAFTAELHAVREAISLANQLGIGN, from the coding sequence ATGGAGGACTTTCCGGCCTGGCACTTTGACCCCAAAGGGATCTTCTCAGTGAAGTCAGCTTATAAACTGCATGTGAAAATTTCAGAGAGAGAGTATATGAGAGATGCCGAGTCCAGCTATAACTCTATAGGAAATTTACAAAACTCAGGGGATCGTTTTTGGCTCAATATTTGGTCACTCCCGTGTCCTAGTAAAATCAAAATGTTCATTTGGAGGGTGACTCATAACAGCCTTCCAGTGAACATGAACTTGAAGAGAAAAAGGGTCAATATTGAGGACACCAGATGCTTCCTATGCCATAGGCTTGATGAAGATGGAGCTCACTTGTTTATAAAATGCAAAAGAGTGAGACAATGCTGGAGATTGCTCAACTTGGAGACAGTAAGAAGAGATTTAGAAGCTTGCAGCTCAGCCTCTGATGTGATTCACAAAATCTGGTGCCTGCCAGTGAAACAATACATGCTCATCGTGGTGATGTGGTGGATGTGGTGGGAAAATCGAAACAAGATCAGAGAGGGTGACCCAGCCTGCTCTACTGAAAATATAGTATTCAGAGTTCAAAGCTACACGAAGGAATACTTGAACCTTTTCAAGCCGGAGAAGTCAGTTATCCTTAAGCCTGTCCCAAAGTGGAAACCACCTCAGCAAGATCAACTTAAAGCTAATGTGGATGGAGCTTACACTGTGGGAAATGACTTTGGTGGCTGGGGTGTTATCATAAGAGAAGCTTCTGGTCAGATCATAGCAGCAAGAGCAGGGAAAGTTCAGAATGTTGGAGATGCATTCACAGCGGAGCTACATGCGGTTCGAGAAGCTATTAGTCTGGCTAATCAACTGGGAATTGGTAATTAG